CAGCCTTGAACGATCCAATGAGTTGTTGCACATCACCTGTGTTGATGACCATGCCGACTTGATCTTGGCGGATTTAGCGATTGGTGACAGTGTAGCGGTCGATGGCATTTGCTTAACCGTAACTACTGTCCTGCCTCAAGGGTTTATCGCCACAGCATCCCCCGAAACGTTGTATCGCACGACCTTGGGTGAGTTGCGTCAGCAATCACGGGTAAACCTAGAAACCTCTCTGCGGGTCGGGAGTAAGTTGGGTGGACATTTTGTCACCGGGCATGTGGATGGTGTGGGCCAAGTGGAGGCGATCGTGCAAACTGCTACCTCCTGGGAGATGAGTTTTGTGGTGACTGACGGGCAAATTAGTCGCTATATCGTACCCAAAGGTAGCATTGCTGTTAATGGTGTCAGCTTGACGGTAGCAGCTTGTAACCAGGAAGGTTCTTGGTTTAAGGTAGCTGTAATTCCCCACAGCTATGCCTCTACCAATCTTCAGTTCCTAAAAGTAGGCAGTCGCGTGAACTTAGAGGGTGACATCTTGGGCAAGTATGTCGAAAAGTTCTTGCGCATTGTCCCACCTACAGACACTGCTCTAGACAGCTATGATGGTCATCCTGTAGATATCAGCCTCTCATTTTTGGCAGAACATGGTTATGTGTAATACCAGTTCAATGATAAAAGCCTAGTTGCAAAAATCTTTCAATTTCTCACAACGCAAAAGAGTTACAATTATCCCCAACAATTTGCTGGGCAAGAGACTGATTAGCAACAACGATGACGAAGGCTTGGAAGCAAAATCGACACTTAATGCCATTTGGACGGTTGGGTTGGATGCTAGCTGTGGGCGCGATTGCCTTAGTACTCTCTGCTCCGATTCTAGTGGTATTAGGGAGTCTATTTACTGATGCTAGGGCAGTTT
Above is a genomic segment from Cyanobacteriota bacterium containing:
- a CDS encoding riboflavin synthase; translation: MLHITCVDDHADLILADLAIGDSVAVDGICLTVTTVLPQGFIATASPETLYRTTLGELRQQSRVNLETSLRVGSKLGGHFVTGHVDGVGQVEAIVQTATSWEMSFVVTDGQISRYIVPKGSIAVNGVSLTVAACNQEGSWFKVAVIPHSYASTNLQFLKVGSRVNLEGDILGKYVEKFLRIVPPTDTALDSYDGHPVDISLSFLAEHGYV